One stretch of Thermus filiformis DNA includes these proteins:
- a CDS encoding aspartate aminotransferase family protein, producing MDPFALFEKHINPGLAGLLRFTGLDRVESHAEGVYVWDTTGKRYLDFLGLYGTLNLGHRHPKVVEAVKRQLDRMPMSVRVLVSEPTARLAEKLAEITPEGLEMVFFGNSGAEAVEAAFKLARIYTGKPEVITTQGGFHGKTLGALSLTPKPEYQDPVRPLVPGVKVVPYGDARALEEAITSETAAVIVEPIQGEGGIRVPPEGYLREVRRITRERGVLMIADEVQTGLGRTGRLWGVDWEEVAPDLLTSAKALGGGVMPIGVAVGRREIFEVFKRNPLVHSSTFGGNPLAAAAALAAIQVTLEEDLPARALYMGRLLMEGLQALARAYPDLIQEVRGRGLMLGLEFVDADVGALCVAELAERGVLTAFGLNNPKVVRLEPPLIVEEEHINQALEALEGALQATRKAFEGILG from the coding sequence ATGGACCCCTTCGCCCTCTTTGAAAAACACATCAACCCCGGCCTGGCGGGCCTCCTCCGCTTCACCGGGCTGGACCGGGTGGAAAGCCACGCGGAAGGCGTCTACGTCTGGGACACCACGGGCAAGCGCTACCTGGACTTCTTGGGCCTCTACGGCACCCTGAACCTGGGCCACCGCCATCCCAAGGTGGTGGAGGCGGTGAAGCGCCAGCTGGACCGGATGCCCATGTCCGTCCGGGTCCTGGTCTCCGAGCCCACCGCCCGGCTGGCCGAGAAGCTTGCGGAGATCACCCCGGAGGGGCTGGAGATGGTCTTCTTCGGAAACTCGGGGGCGGAGGCGGTGGAGGCGGCCTTCAAGCTGGCCCGCATCTACACCGGCAAGCCCGAGGTCATCACCACCCAGGGAGGGTTCCACGGCAAGACCCTGGGGGCCCTCTCCCTCACCCCCAAGCCCGAGTACCAGGACCCGGTCCGTCCCCTGGTCCCTGGGGTGAAGGTCGTGCCCTACGGGGACGCCCGGGCCCTGGAGGAGGCCATCACCTCCGAGACCGCCGCGGTCATCGTGGAGCCCATCCAGGGGGAGGGGGGGATCCGGGTGCCCCCCGAGGGGTACCTGCGGGAGGTCCGGCGCATCACCCGGGAGCGGGGCGTGCTGATGATCGCCGACGAGGTTCAGACCGGCCTGGGCCGCACGGGGCGGCTTTGGGGGGTGGACTGGGAAGAGGTGGCCCCCGACCTCCTCACCTCGGCCAAGGCCCTGGGGGGCGGGGTGATGCCCATCGGGGTGGCGGTGGGGCGGCGGGAGATCTTTGAGGTCTTCAAGAGGAACCCCCTGGTCCACTCCTCCACCTTCGGGGGGAACCCCCTGGCGGCAGCGGCGGCTTTGGCCGCCATCCAGGTGACCCTGGAGGAGGACCTGCCGGCCCGGGCCCTATACATGGGCCGCCTCCTCATGGAGGGGCTTCAGGCCCTGGCCCGGGCCTACCCCGACCTCATCCAGGAGGTCCGGGGCCGGGGGCTGATGCTGGGGCTGGAGTTCGTGGACGCGGACGTGGGGGCCTTGTGCGTGGCCGAGCTGGCCGAGCGGGGGGTGCTCACCGCCTTCGGCCTGAACAACCCCAAGGTGGTCCGCCTCGAGCCCCCGCTCATCGTGGAGGAGGAGCACATCAATCAGGCCCTCGAGGCCCTGGAGGGCGCCCTGCAGGCGACCCGCAAGGCCTTTGAGGGCATCCTAGGATAG
- a CDS encoding glycerol-3-phosphate acyltransferase translates to MGAAFLSGYLLGSLPFAFWFGALRGKNLLLEGSKNPGALNALRVLGAVPGLMVLVLDVFKGVLAVALGEFLAQDPAGGLLAGVGAVLGHAFSPWLLFRGGKAIAPGIGVLFAVDPRVLLGEVLLFGLLFLAFRHPYRAVLSAALALPLLTSLFGGTPAHLLFGLGVGLVVALKHLKDWTRAP, encoded by the coding sequence ATGGGAGCGGCCTTTCTTTCGGGGTACCTGCTGGGAAGCCTGCCCTTCGCCTTCTGGTTCGGGGCCCTCAGGGGGAAGAACCTTCTCCTCGAGGGTTCAAAAAACCCGGGGGCCCTCAACGCCCTCCGGGTCCTGGGGGCGGTCCCCGGCCTGATGGTCCTGGTCCTGGACGTGTTCAAGGGGGTGCTGGCCGTGGCCCTGGGGGAGTTTCTGGCCCAGGACCCGGCCGGGGGGCTTCTCGCGGGGGTGGGGGCGGTGCTGGGCCACGCCTTCTCCCCCTGGCTCCTCTTCCGGGGAGGGAAGGCCATCGCCCCGGGCATAGGGGTCCTCTTCGCGGTGGACCCCCGGGTCCTCCTGGGGGAGGTGCTCCTCTTCGGCCTCCTCTTCCTGGCCTTCCGCCACCCCTACCGGGCCGTCCTTTCGGCCGCCCTCGCCCTTCCCCTCCTGACCAGCCTCTTCGGCGGAACCCCGGCCCACCTCCTCTTCGGCCTGGGGGTGGGGCTGGTGGTGGCCTTGAAGCACCTCAAGGACTGGACTCGAGCACCCTGA
- the amrB gene encoding AmmeMemoRadiSam system protein B, whose translation MRIRLRTPQIARVEGGFLLTDPYGVYEKPLLLTEEGLFLLSLMEGKTLEEVQEEVFKAHGVLVPKKELEELLAALEASGLLLSEEVERRLKEEEARLRSLRPMRLAGLSYPKEEKAARAFLEAFRASYEGEAPRAEALLMPHLEPSRVPEAYGAALAVLERTPEPERVLLLGVAHRPLEEAVAALPVPFETPFGPAEPDLEALGHLDALLPFELFNTPLAFREEHSLELPLFFLKGRWPRARYLPLLVGHSTPQVEEALRVFLKDRPAFLVLAVDLSHVGPRFGDPPFSPPLARAARQKDLAFLQALAGGRPMEAVLALGQNPTRIDAVEVVRAAAKALPPRGEVLAYRLDLEAPTLSAVGAGTLAFTGASAAS comes from the coding sequence ATGCGCATCCGTCTGCGCACGCCCCAGATCGCCCGGGTGGAAGGGGGGTTTCTGCTCACCGACCCCTACGGGGTGTACGAGAAACCCCTCCTCCTGACGGAGGAGGGGCTCTTCCTCCTGAGCCTGATGGAGGGAAAGACCCTGGAGGAGGTCCAGGAGGAGGTCTTCAAGGCGCACGGGGTCCTGGTGCCCAAAAAAGAGCTGGAGGAGCTCTTGGCCGCCCTCGAGGCGTCGGGCCTCCTCCTCTCGGAGGAGGTGGAAAGGCGGCTCAAGGAGGAGGAGGCGCGACTCCGGTCCCTGCGGCCCATGCGCCTGGCCGGCCTTTCCTACCCCAAGGAGGAGAAGGCCGCCCGGGCCTTTTTGGAGGCCTTCCGGGCCAGCTATGAGGGGGAGGCCCCCAGGGCGGAGGCCCTGCTCATGCCCCACCTCGAGCCCAGCCGGGTGCCCGAGGCCTACGGGGCGGCCCTGGCCGTTTTAGAGCGCACCCCCGAGCCCGAGCGGGTCCTCCTCCTGGGGGTGGCCCACCGGCCCCTAGAGGAGGCGGTGGCCGCCCTCCCCGTCCCCTTTGAGACCCCCTTCGGCCCGGCGGAGCCGGACCTGGAGGCCTTGGGGCACCTGGACGCCCTCCTCCCCTTTGAGCTCTTCAACACCCCCCTGGCCTTCCGGGAGGAGCACTCCCTGGAACTCCCCCTCTTCTTCCTCAAGGGGCGCTGGCCCCGGGCCCGGTACCTGCCCCTCCTGGTCGGGCACAGCACCCCCCAGGTGGAGGAGGCCCTCCGGGTCTTCCTGAAGGACCGGCCCGCCTTCTTGGTCCTGGCGGTGGACCTCTCCCACGTGGGCCCCCGGTTCGGGGACCCCCCCTTCTCCCCTCCCCTGGCCCGGGCGGCGCGCCAGAAGGACCTGGCCTTCCTCCAGGCCCTGGCCGGGGGAAGGCCGATGGAGGCGGTCCTCGCCCTCGGCCAGAACCCCACCCGCATAGACGCGGTGGAGGTGGTGCGGGCGGCCGCGAAAGCCCTCCCCCCTAGGGGCGAGGTGCTGGCCTACCGGCTGGACCTGGAGGCCCCCACCCTGAGCGCGGTGGGGGCCGGAACGCTGGCCTTTACCGGCGCTTCCGCCGCTTCTTAG
- a CDS encoding HD domain-containing protein, producing MLRPIGTLHPPFYIPEGAVLVGGAVRDLLLGRRPTDLDLLAKDPKKAAQEAVLRLSGRLFPLDEERRLYRVVTPRGLTLDFAPLEDLEKDLLSRDFRLNALVLLGRLVLGPFGAKEDLKGRRLEPVREENLYQDHLRSLRGVRLSTTLGLGLGPGARAALARHARHLQAHPEDRPAPERVQSELERLLLSPRAAHGFLLMDRLGLLEVYLPELARTRGVPQLGRHFLDVLDHSLSVLFHLLWLYPQAPLALRLAALLHDLGKATTGVWDEEKGRYRFLGHEKESARLAEALLLRLRFPKKVVERVKALVLAHMHAPPSTPRGLRRFFLRRSDLLPDLLYLQAADRLARAGGEAEAWALLDLAEAFRTAPPPSRPLLSGEEVMALLGLSPGPEVGRALRRLLLAQAEGRVTSKEEARAFLIPPHPGLRQDGGPGKALPKPSDETPDAKKL from the coding sequence GTGCTTCGCCCGATCGGGACGCTCCATCCCCCCTTTTATATCCCGGAAGGGGCGGTCCTGGTGGGAGGTGCGGTGCGGGACCTCCTTCTGGGAAGGCGGCCCACCGACTTAGACCTCCTGGCCAAAGACCCAAAGAAGGCGGCCCAAGAAGCGGTCTTAAGGCTTTCGGGCCGCCTCTTCCCCCTGGACGAGGAAAGGCGGCTTTACCGGGTGGTCACGCCAAGGGGGCTGACCCTGGACTTCGCCCCCCTGGAGGACCTAGAAAAGGACCTCCTAAGCCGGGACTTCCGCCTAAACGCCCTGGTCCTTTTGGGGCGGCTAGTCCTGGGGCCCTTTGGGGCAAAGGAGGACCTAAAGGGGCGCCGCCTCGAGCCCGTCCGGGAGGAGAACCTATACCAAGACCACCTCCGAAGCCTCCGGGGGGTGCGGCTCTCCACCACCTTGGGCCTGGGCCTGGGGCCCGGGGCCCGGGCCGCCCTGGCCCGGCACGCCCGGCACCTCCAGGCCCACCCGGAGGACCGCCCCGCCCCCGAACGGGTCCAGTCGGAGCTGGAGCGGCTCCTCTTAAGCCCCCGGGCGGCCCACGGCTTCCTTCTCATGGACCGGCTGGGCCTTTTAGAGGTCTACCTCCCCGAGCTTGCCCGGACCCGGGGGGTGCCCCAGCTGGGGCGGCACTTCCTGGACGTGCTGGACCACAGCCTCTCCGTCCTCTTCCACCTCCTTTGGCTCTACCCCCAGGCCCCTTTGGCCCTGCGGCTTGCCGCCCTCTTGCACGACCTGGGAAAGGCCACCACGGGGGTCTGGGACGAGGAGAAGGGGCGGTACCGCTTCCTAGGCCACGAGAAGGAAAGCGCCCGCTTGGCGGAGGCCCTCCTCCTGCGCCTCCGCTTCCCGAAGAAGGTGGTGGAGCGGGTGAAGGCCCTGGTCCTGGCCCACATGCACGCCCCGCCCTCCACCCCCCGGGGGCTGAGGCGGTTCTTCCTGCGCAGGTCGGACCTCCTCCCCGACCTCCTCTACCTCCAGGCGGCGGACCGGCTGGCCCGTGCGGGGGGTGAGGCAGAGGCCTGGGCCCTTCTGGACCTGGCCGAGGCCTTCCGCACCGCCCCGCCCCCCAGCCGCCCCCTCCTGTCCGGGGAGGAGGTGATGGCCCTCCTGGGCCTTTCCCCGGGACCGGAGGTGGGGCGGGCCCTAAGGCGCCTCCTCCTGGCCCAGGCGGAGGGCCGGGTGACGAGCAAGGAGGAGGCCCGGGCCTTTCTGATACCACCCCATCCTGGCTTGCGCCAGGATGGGGGCCCCGGTAAAGCCTTACCCAAGCCCTCGGACGAGACCCCGGATGCGAAAAAGCTATAG
- a CDS encoding ABC transporter ATP-binding protein has product MAHKHSLLRQTLPALRQVFRAAPLEATLLVVLLAASGLVPVGVLGATRALVDGLVQGLGEGALTPRLLGPLLGLALLFALDFLLVPWVAYLQGSVNERLTARVHLLLMEKVAATPDLTPFEDPKFYDELQVLRDQAPYQPLNLLVFLGNAFRESLTVAGVLLLLLTLAPVFPLILLLATLPQALLTFRLQKGVWEAVLFSAPEARRMRYFAEALLSPETAKEVRLFDLLFPFRRRYLEAFHTLYQNLRRARGRQALGASLLVLLSASFTALALFLGLRQALSGAGGLGGLVLLLQSVGSLQQNLFGLVQDGGMLYEALLYFQRLEGFLNRPPSLVEAKGAKAVTGFQEIRFEGVGFCYPDGRRALEGVSFSLRRGERLALVGENGAGKTTLVKLLLRFYDPTEGRILVDGVDLREIDLRAWRRLIAAVFQDFGRYALTLGENIALADWESPPDPGRLEEAARAGGAYELLRRLGAEALLSKAFGGTELSLGEWQRIALSRAFFRRAELLVLDEPTASLDPKEEAHLYRRFAELAQGRTVLLITHRLASVQMADRILVLKEGRLVEEGSHQALLSRGGVYAELWRLQAEGYRAG; this is encoded by the coding sequence ATGGCTCATAAGCATTCCCTGTTACGCCAAACCCTTCCGGCGCTTCGCCAGGTTTTCCGAGCCGCCCCCCTCGAGGCCACCCTCTTGGTGGTCCTCCTCGCCGCAAGCGGCCTGGTACCGGTGGGGGTGCTCGGCGCGACCCGGGCCTTGGTGGACGGCCTGGTCCAGGGGCTGGGGGAGGGCGCCCTCACCCCTAGGCTGTTGGGGCCCCTCTTGGGGCTTGCCCTCCTCTTCGCCTTGGACTTTTTGCTGGTGCCCTGGGTGGCCTACCTGCAGGGGTCGGTGAACGAGCGGCTCACCGCCCGGGTGCACCTGTTGCTGATGGAGAAGGTGGCCGCCACGCCCGACCTGACCCCCTTTGAGGACCCAAAGTTCTACGACGAGCTCCAGGTGCTGCGCGACCAGGCCCCCTACCAACCCCTCAACCTGCTGGTCTTTTTGGGCAACGCCTTCCGGGAAAGCCTCACCGTGGCCGGGGTGCTGCTTTTGCTCCTCACCCTGGCCCCCGTTTTCCCCTTGATTCTGCTCCTCGCCACCCTGCCGCAGGCCCTGCTTACCTTCCGGCTGCAAAAGGGGGTGTGGGAGGCGGTGCTCTTCAGCGCACCCGAGGCCCGCAGGATGCGCTACTTCGCCGAGGCCCTCCTGAGCCCCGAGACGGCCAAGGAGGTGCGGCTTTTTGACCTGCTCTTCCCTTTCCGCAGGCGCTACCTCGAGGCCTTCCACACCCTGTACCAGAACCTGCGCCGCGCCCGGGGCCGCCAAGCCCTGGGGGCCAGCCTGCTGGTGCTCCTGAGCGCCTCCTTCACCGCTTTGGCCCTCTTTTTAGGGCTACGGCAGGCCCTTTCGGGCGCGGGGGGGCTGGGAGGTCTCGTGCTCCTTTTGCAGTCGGTGGGGAGCCTGCAGCAAAACCTCTTCGGCCTGGTCCAGGACGGGGGCATGCTTTATGAGGCCCTCCTCTACTTCCAGCGCCTGGAGGGCTTCCTGAACCGGCCGCCCTCCCTGGTGGAGGCCAAAGGGGCCAAGGCGGTGACGGGTTTCCAGGAGATCCGCTTCGAGGGGGTGGGGTTTTGCTACCCCGATGGCCGGCGGGCCCTCGAGGGGGTCTCCTTCAGCCTGCGCCGGGGAGAGCGCCTGGCCCTGGTGGGGGAAAACGGCGCGGGCAAGACCACCTTGGTCAAGCTGCTTTTGCGCTTCTACGACCCCACCGAGGGCCGCATCCTGGTGGACGGCGTGGACCTGCGGGAGATTGACCTAAGGGCCTGGCGCCGCCTGATCGCCGCGGTCTTCCAGGACTTCGGCCGCTACGCCCTCACCCTGGGGGAAAACATCGCCCTCGCCGATTGGGAGAGCCCGCCCGACCCTGGGCGTTTGGAGGAGGCCGCCCGGGCCGGGGGAGCGTACGAGCTTTTGCGGCGGCTTGGGGCCGAGGCCCTTCTTTCCAAGGCCTTCGGGGGGACGGAACTCTCCTTGGGGGAGTGGCAGCGGATCGCCCTCTCGCGCGCCTTTTTCCGGCGGGCGGAGCTCTTGGTCCTGGACGAGCCCACCGCCTCCCTGGACCCCAAGGAGGAGGCCCACCTCTACCGGCGCTTTGCCGAGCTGGCCCAGGGCAGGACGGTCCTCCTCATCACCCACCGGTTGGCCTCGGTGCAGATGGCCGACCGGATTTTGGTGCTAAAGGAGGGTCGTTTGGTGGAGGAGGGCTCGCACCAGGCTTTGCTTAGCCGAGGTGGCGTTTATGCCGAGCTTTGGCGTTTGCAGGCTGAGGGGTATAGGGCAGGCTGA
- the coaE gene encoding dephospho-CoA kinase (Dephospho-CoA kinase (CoaE) performs the final step in coenzyme A biosynthesis.) codes for MERPDRAKHPPIMPLKVGITGSLGSGKSTVAALLRERGYPVLDADALAREGREVLREEICRAFPEACREGALDERALARLVFSDEEKLRLLEGLLHPYVRRRLEEEMARLREAWPGGGAKAPILFLEIPLLFEVGWEKALDRTLVVAAPLEARLERVRLRSGLSREEALAREARQLPQEEKVRRADYVLWNTGDLDRLRRAVEALLRVLESSP; via the coding sequence ATGGAGCGTCCCGATCGGGCGAAGCACCCCCCCATTATGCCGCTTAAGGTGGGGATCACGGGAAGCCTAGGGAGCGGCAAGAGCACGGTGGCCGCCCTCCTAAGGGAGCGGGGCTACCCCGTCCTGGACGCGGACGCCCTGGCCCGGGAGGGGCGGGAGGTCCTCCGGGAGGAGATCTGCCGGGCCTTCCCCGAGGCCTGCCGGGAAGGGGCCCTGGACGAGCGGGCCCTGGCCCGCCTGGTCTTCTCCGACGAGGAGAAGCTCCGGCTTTTGGAGGGCCTCCTCCACCCCTACGTCCGCCGGCGGCTCGAGGAGGAGATGGCCCGCCTGAGGGAGGCTTGGCCGGGGGGTGGCGCGAAGGCGCCCATCCTCTTCCTGGAGATCCCCCTCCTCTTTGAGGTGGGCTGGGAGAAGGCCCTGGACCGGACCCTGGTAGTGGCCGCCCCCTTGGAGGCTCGGCTGGAGCGGGTCCGGCTCCGCTCCGGCCTCTCGCGGGAGGAGGCTTTGGCCCGGGAGGCCCGCCAGCTTCCTCAGGAGGAGAAGGTCCGCCGGGCCGACTACGTCCTTTGGAACACGGGGGACCTGGACCGGTTGAGGCGGGCGGTGGAGGCCCTCCTCAGGGTGCTCGAGTCCAGTCCTTGA
- a CDS encoding acyl-CoA thioesterase, whose translation MRVPIKVRYAETDQMGVVHHSAYVVYLEAARVELLERVGLPYHVLEAQGLSFPVVGLGLTYRKPARFGEVLEVEVWLSDLSPRALTFAYRVLREGEVLAEGWTRHVPMAGGRAVRMEAELLGRLSVLKSG comes from the coding sequence ATGCGGGTGCCGATTAAGGTCCGCTACGCGGAGACGGACCAGATGGGGGTGGTCCACCACTCCGCCTACGTGGTCTACCTCGAGGCGGCCCGGGTGGAGCTTCTGGAAAGGGTGGGCCTCCCCTACCACGTCCTCGAGGCCCAGGGCCTCTCCTTCCCGGTGGTGGGTCTCGGCCTCACCTACCGGAAGCCCGCCCGCTTTGGGGAGGTTTTGGAGGTGGAGGTCTGGCTTTCCGACCTCTCCCCCCGGGCCCTCACCTTCGCCTACCGGGTCCTGCGGGAGGGGGAGGTCCTGGCCGAGGGGTGGACCCGGCACGTGCCCATGGCCGGGGGAAGGGCCGTCCGGATGGAGGCGGAGCTTCTTGGGCGCCTGAGTGTGCTAAAATCAGGGTAG
- the rnr gene encoding ribonuclease R, producing MQEVLYEFFKSNPKPHGLNEIIRRFGLEKREAKRLLRSMVEEGLLDKVGSAYRLSERVVGPISLHRDGYGFVRVEGGKDLFIPPGYTLDAWPGDLVEARPMPPGRDGRPWGVVERVLKRAREQVVGTLDLRRGYALLLPDEAGIPPLKLHPKGLEGLMPGARLLVRVEYGPRLHGVVERYLGQGEAPETETEAVIAKYGLRAEFPPEVLQAAEAIPLEIPEGEAARRQDFRSLRVFTIDGVDAKDFDDAIHVEKTRTGYRVGVHIADVSHYVAEGSPLDQEAYLRGTSVYLPGRVLPMLPERLSNGVCSLRPGEDRLVLSVLFDLTPEGEVRRYQIREGIIRSVARLTYTEVEAFAEGFGLPEEHAFLAEDLRLLLDLTARLKARRLEAGALDFAFPEVKVELDEEGNLHLLPQEEPRARSLIEELMLLANRTVAEHLVAKGVPALFRVHEDPLADAYEKLRQALARLGYVLPRVPSSKALQEVLLASRGRPEAQVVANLLLRSLRLARYAPENLGHFGLALEHYLHFTSPIRRYPDLVVHRVVKALLARRLTPRRKAAWAEAFKGVAEHASEMERKAEAAERELTKYYMARWAELHVGERFSGTVSGVTSFGAFVTLKNGVEGLVRLEHLGPYTYSEEALALLGPKGARIRLGDPMEVVILGANPRARQIDLAPYREEKKTKEEKKMARKVVGPPEGKERQDRPEKVTVQRIYFGEWTGKEPSGPPKKRRKRR from the coding sequence ATGCAGGAAGTTTTGTACGAGTTCTTCAAAAGCAACCCAAAGCCGCACGGCCTGAACGAGATCATCCGCAGGTTCGGTCTGGAGAAGCGCGAGGCGAAGCGCCTTTTGCGCTCCATGGTGGAGGAGGGCCTCCTGGACAAGGTGGGGAGCGCCTACCGCCTGTCCGAGCGGGTGGTGGGGCCCATCAGCCTGCACCGGGACGGGTACGGGTTCGTCCGGGTGGAGGGGGGGAAGGACCTCTTCATCCCCCCGGGCTACACCCTGGACGCCTGGCCGGGCGACCTGGTGGAGGCCCGGCCCATGCCCCCGGGCCGGGATGGGAGGCCCTGGGGGGTGGTGGAGCGGGTCCTCAAAAGGGCCCGGGAGCAGGTGGTGGGGACCTTGGACCTGCGCCGGGGGTACGCCCTCCTCCTGCCCGACGAGGCGGGGATCCCGCCCTTGAAGCTCCACCCCAAGGGCCTCGAGGGCCTGATGCCGGGGGCGCGACTTCTGGTCCGGGTGGAGTACGGCCCCCGGCTCCACGGGGTGGTGGAGCGCTACCTGGGCCAGGGGGAGGCCCCGGAGACGGAGACGGAGGCGGTCATCGCCAAGTATGGCCTCCGGGCCGAGTTTCCCCCTGAGGTCCTCCAGGCGGCGGAGGCCATTCCCCTGGAGATTCCGGAGGGGGAGGCCGCCCGCCGCCAGGACTTCCGGAGCCTCCGGGTCTTCACCATTGACGGGGTGGACGCCAAGGACTTTGACGATGCCATCCACGTGGAGAAGACCCGGACCGGCTACCGGGTGGGGGTCCACATCGCGGACGTGTCCCACTACGTGGCCGAGGGAAGCCCCCTGGACCAGGAGGCCTATTTGCGGGGGACGAGCGTCTACCTGCCGGGCCGGGTTCTGCCCATGCTCCCCGAGCGGCTTTCCAATGGGGTCTGTTCCCTGCGGCCGGGGGAGGACCGGCTGGTCCTCTCCGTCCTCTTTGACCTGACCCCGGAGGGGGAGGTCCGGCGCTACCAGATCCGGGAGGGGATCATCCGGAGCGTGGCCCGGCTCACCTACACCGAGGTGGAGGCCTTCGCGGAAGGGTTCGGCCTTCCGGAAGAGCACGCCTTCTTGGCCGAGGACCTGAGGCTCCTTCTGGACCTCACCGCCCGCCTGAAGGCGCGGCGCCTCGAGGCGGGGGCCTTGGACTTCGCCTTCCCCGAGGTCAAGGTGGAGCTGGACGAGGAGGGCAACCTCCACCTCCTCCCCCAGGAGGAGCCCCGGGCCCGGAGCCTCATCGAGGAGCTGATGCTCCTGGCCAACCGCACCGTGGCCGAGCACCTGGTGGCCAAGGGGGTGCCCGCCCTCTTCCGGGTCCACGAGGACCCCCTGGCGGACGCCTACGAGAAGCTCCGCCAGGCCCTGGCCCGGCTGGGCTACGTCCTCCCCCGCGTCCCCAGCTCCAAGGCCCTCCAGGAGGTGCTTTTGGCCTCCCGGGGCCGGCCCGAGGCCCAGGTGGTGGCCAACCTCCTCCTCCGCTCCTTGCGCCTGGCCCGCTACGCCCCCGAGAACCTGGGCCACTTCGGTCTGGCCCTGGAGCACTACCTCCACTTCACGAGCCCCATCCGCCGCTACCCGGACCTGGTGGTCCACCGGGTGGTGAAGGCCCTCCTCGCCCGGCGGCTTACCCCGAGGCGGAAGGCGGCCTGGGCGGAGGCCTTCAAGGGGGTGGCGGAGCACGCTTCGGAGATGGAGCGCAAGGCGGAGGCCGCGGAGCGGGAGCTGACCAAGTACTACATGGCCCGCTGGGCCGAGCTCCACGTGGGGGAGCGGTTTTCGGGCACGGTCTCCGGGGTGACGAGCTTCGGGGCCTTCGTGACCCTGAAAAACGGCGTGGAGGGCCTGGTCCGCCTCGAGCACCTGGGCCCCTACACCTACAGCGAGGAGGCCCTGGCCCTCCTGGGGCCCAAGGGGGCCCGGATCCGGCTCGGCGACCCCATGGAGGTGGTGATCCTGGGGGCCAACCCCCGGGCCCGGCAGATTGACCTCGCCCCATACCGGGAAGAGAAGAAGACGAAGGAGGAGAAAAAGATGGCTAGGAAAGTCGTAGGACCCCCCGAAGGAAAGGAGAGGCAGGACCGGCCGGAGAAGGTGACGGTCCAGAGGATCTACTTCGGCGAGTGGACGGGCAAGGAGCCCTCCGGCCCGCCTAAGAAGCGGCGGAAGCGCCGGTAA